The Vampirovibrio chlorellavorus genome contains the following window.
TTTCCATCGCTTATCAAACCCTTCTGCACCATATCGAAGCGTCCCAGAACCATAGCGTTGATTGATCCGATCCAGGGCTCCCATCAGCTCGGTAGTGCGCTCACGATCATAGGGATCCAGTAAGCTCACCTGAATCTCGTTGGCGGGAGACAGATCACAGAGTATCACCCCTGATTTGTGATAGGGATAGCCCTCCCGATAAATCTGCTCCAGAGCGTCTATGGCCCAATGGATCAACTCACTGGTGAGATCTGTGGAATAAGGCAACGTCAGGCAGAGCCCATTGGCATACTGAGGGCTTTGTGCCCGATACTTGTTTGTTCTGATAAACACATAAACCCCTCGGGCGGTCAGCCCTTCCAGTCTCATTTTTTGAGCCGCCTGGGTCGTATGCATGGCAATGGCCTGCTTGAGTTCGGTCAGGGTTTCTACATACGCCCCAAAAGAGAGCGATGACATAATGGACTTGGAGGTTACCGGCACAATAGGCGGCATACAGGAAATCCCTCGGAGTTCATACACGGTTCGCATCAAAACCACATTGTTAAAGCGCTTCATCAGCAGGGAATCCGGCGCGTTCTTTAAATCCAGAGCCGTCTTGATGCCCGCCGCTTCCATTTTTTTACCCCAGCGCCTGCCAATCCCCCAGACATCCGAAACCAGGGTGCGGGATAGCGCCAAATCCAAATAGGGAGAATGAGACAAATCCAAAACCCCTTGTGCTTTCAGCGATTTTTTCGCCAAGCGATTGGCTACTTTGGCCAAGGTGCGGGTTTGGGCAATCCCAATCGAAACGGGGATACCTGTCCATTGCTGAATGGTTCGCTTGATTTCTCGGGCATAAGCATCGGGGTTGTGGATGCCGGTCAAATCCAAAAAGGCTTCATCAATGGAATAATGCTCCAATTTAGGCGTGAATCTGCTCAGAGTATGCATGACCCGCCCCGACATTTCTTTATAAAACGGGTAATTGCTGGAAAAATAGCGCACATTATGTCGTTGCACCAGTTCGCGAATTTTATAAAAAGGGTGCCAGTCAATGCCAAGGGCTTTGGCTTCTTTGGAGCGGGCCACCACCACCCCATCATTGTTGGATAGCACGATGACCGGCTTGCCATTCAACGATGGATT
Protein-coding sequences here:
- a CDS encoding Y-family DNA polymerase; the protein is MTLYALVDCNSFFCSCERVLNPSLNGKPVIVLSNNDGVVVARSKEAKALGIDWHPFYKIRELVQRHNVRYFSSNYPFYKEMSGRVMHTLSRFTPKLEHYSIDEAFLDLTGIHNPDAYAREIKRTIQQWTGIPVSIGIAQTRTLAKVANRLAKKSLKAQGVLDLSHSPYLDLALSRTLVSDVWGIGRRWGKKMEAAGIKTALDLKNAPDSLLMKRFNNVVLMRTVYELRGISCMPPIVPVTSKSIMSSLSFGAYVETLTELKQAIAMHTTQAAQKMRLEGLTARGVYVFIRTNKYRAQSPQYANGLCLTLPYSTDLTSELIHWAIDALEQIYREGYPYHKSGVILCDLSPANEIQVSLLDPYDRERTTELMGALDRINQRYGSGTLRYGAEGFDKRWKMKQEHISRMENKAKGLSPFQQMTPVNELGMSLQVVKTL